The DNA segment GGCATATCGATCTGTCGGTCGGTTCGATCGTCGGATTTACCGGGGCGTTTGCGGCGGTGCTGCAGGTTGAGCTGGGGGTAAATACCATTACCGTGGTTATTCTGACCCTGATTCTGGGGGCGATAATCGGCGTCTGGCAGGGTTTCTGGGTTGCCTACCGCGGGGTGCCAGCCTTTATTGTGACCCTGGCCGGCATGCTGATCTTTCGCGGCGCACTGATAGCCCTGACTGGCGGGCAGACCATTGCCCCCCTGCAGCCAGCCTTCCGGGCGATCGGTCAGGGCTATCTGCCTCGACTGTTTATCAACACCGATGTGATAGCAGGCTTCCATGACTTTACCTTCTTTATTGCGATTGCATCGATCATCGGGTATGTCGTTATGGAGTTGCGCACCCGGGCACGGCGGAACTTCTATGGATTTGTTAATCTGCCAATGCCGCTGTTTATCTCCAAACTCGTTTTGGTCTCTCTGATGGTCTGGCTGTTTTTCTCGATCCCGATGAACTATCGCGGGGTGCCATACTCGATCATGATCCTGCTGGGCCTGGTGCTGATATTCTCCTACATTGCCAACAACACCACCTTTGGCCGGCATGTCTATGCGATCGGTGGCAATAAAGAGGCTGCCCTGCTGTCGGGTATCAACATCAAGCTGCGTACCATGTGGATCTTTATCATCATGGGTACCCTGTCAGGGCTGTCCGGGCTGGTATTTACAGCTCGCCTGAACTCGGCTACCGCCAGTGCCGGTAACCTGTTCGAGCTTGATACGATCGCCGCGGTGTTTATTGGCGGCACCAGCATGCGTGGCGGTGAAGGTACGGTTTTTGGCGCAATTATCGGTGCTTTGGTTA comes from the Spirochaeta africana DSM 8902 genome and includes:
- the mmsB gene encoding multiple monosaccharide ABC transporter permease — encoded protein: MTRIKAGQSSMQILKDQAQHNVRQYSMFIALIGIGIIFTFLTNGIFMSPRNLSNLLLQTSFIGILAVGMTLVIVGGHIDLSVGSIVGFTGAFAAVLQVELGVNTITVVILTLILGAIIGVWQGFWVAYRGVPAFIVTLAGMLIFRGALIALTGGQTIAPLQPAFRAIGQGYLPRLFINTDVIAGFHDFTFFIAIASIIGYVVMELRTRARRNFYGFVNLPMPLFISKLVLVSLMVWLFFSIPMNYRGVPYSIMILLGLVLIFSYIANNTTFGRHVYAIGGNKEAALLSGINIKLRTMWIFIIMGTLSGLSGLVFTARLNSATASAGNLFELDTIAAVFIGGTSMRGGEGTVFGAIIGALVMASLNNGMSLMNISSEYQLIVKGLILILAVWFDISSRGNNS